A window from Balearica regulorum gibbericeps isolate bBalReg1 chromosome 1, bBalReg1.pri, whole genome shotgun sequence encodes these proteins:
- the XRRA1 gene encoding X-ray radiation resistance-associated protein 1 isoform X3 — MATTRLYKMGDGSNYATDCFPARNILHTSKEGAGRWMLARGTTLRARTEKRTTRKTPEQRRKPLDSASVEENNENNVLDELFLMKHHCLKNPSDLRSVNISSQNLVSAKEDDLEKFDGVAFINAAENLLTLEPFRKFPGLRELQLSLNGLRNLKITAGDFLHLEDLDLSYNNLSPQDIWTLGDLSQLKVLHLTANGLRSLPPDLAGSWDSAHLRFPSLEVLLLDDNRLSDPSIFVSLSRLCSLRELNLDRNGISAVPYLHQAERRQFFLHPALDGDSFRAQWYKSLSRLWQQSRPPQQEDTEVPTELETKKGQLEYVVLQNERDPDRTDVVFNSGSQEHPALVVPREGYPSATKTLPAPSTLRNVRAPFPELKHLSLAFNKIADETALLPVAFFPCLKELTFHNNPLTTTRSGQPPLLTRLLQHNLGIKLVRQKSLAAGRWHFSIPLKARRKVMSQLPKVTKQPLMLESPAKTFLWKPLPAAVEAARDAAPLSPAQPLPPISSMTPASDQRTALGEGEGDSRPPPGPVEEDIASFFITQVEDVSRPLLRPVAEGRLKKRSEQRGEGSSQVVPERYKGYEELLGGETDPDFIEPVRIQNNVQALYSILKHPLVYRDAKPRLDSVQKPYVPREKRLFCKRGNPAPKHTGKHGG, encoded by the exons ATGGCTACGACACGACTGTATAAAATGGGCGACGGAAGCAACTATGCAACCGACTGCTTTCCTGCCAGGAACATTTTGCACACAAGTAAAGAAG GGGCTGGGCGCTGGATGCTGGCACGCGGAACTACCCTGAGGGCTCGGACTGAGAAGAGGACCACCAGGAAGacaccagagcagaggagaaagccCCTAGATTCTGCCTCcgtggaagaaaataatgaaaacaatgtcCTAGACGAGCTATTTCTT atgAAGCACCATTGTTTGAAGAACCCTTCCGACCTGCGCTCTGTGAACATCAGCAGCCAAAATCTGGTCTCT gCTAAAGAAGATGATTTGGAGAAATTTGATGGTGTTGCTTTTATAAATGCTGCTGAGAACCTGCTGACACTAG AGCCATTTCGGAAGTTTCCAGGACTGCGGGAACTGCAACTTTCCTTGAATGGACtaagaaatctgaaaatcaCCGCTGGAGACTTCCTGCATTTGGAA GATCTGGATCTCTCCTACAATAACTTGTCCCCCCAGGACATTTGGACATTGGGAGATTTGTCCCAGCTCAAAGTCCTTCACTTGACAGCCAACGGCCTGCGGTCCCTGCCTCCGGACCTGGCGGGCTCGTGGGA CTCTGCTCATTTAAGGTTTCCATCTCTGGAGGTCTTGTTGCTGGATGACAATCGTCTGTCAGACCCGAGCATCTTTGTGAGCCTCTCTCGTCTCTGCAG CCTGAGGGAGCTGAATTTGGACAGGAACGGGATTTCGGCTGTTCCCTACCTGCACCAAGCTGAGCGCAGGCAGTTCTTCCTCCACCCCGCACTGGATGGCGATAGCTTCAGGGCACAGTGGTACAAATCCCTGAGCAGGCTCTGGCAGCAGTCCCGGCCGCCGCAGCAGGAGGACACGGAGGTGCCAACAGAGCTGGAGACGAAGAAAGGACAGCTTGAATATGTTGTGTTACAGAATGAGAGGGATCCGGACAGGACGG ATGTCGTTTTTAATTCTGGCTCTCAGGAACACCCAGCGCTG GTTGTTCCCAGGGAGGGATACCCATCTGCCACTAAgactctgccagctccctccaCGCTCAGGAACGTTCGTGCTCCCTTTCCTGAGCTGAAACATCTCAGCCTGGCCTTCAACAAG ATTGCGGATGAGACAGCTCTCTTACCTGTGGCTTTCTTCCCGTGCCTGAAGGAGCTGACATTTCACAACAACCCTCTTACCACCACTCGGAGCG GGCAGCCGCCTCTGCTGACGCGGCTTCTCCAGCACAATCTGGGGATTAAACTTGTCCGACAGAAGAGCCTAGCCGCGGGGAGGTGGCacttctccatccctctcaAAGCCAGACGCAAG GTCATGTCGCAACTCCCCAAAGTCACGAAGCAGCCGCTGATGCTGGAATCTCCTGCCAAGACCTTTCTGTGGAAACCGCTCCCAGCTGCGGTAGAGGCTGCGAGAGATGCTGCACCTCTGAGTCCAGCCCAGCCGCTGCCCCCCATCAGCTCCATGACCCCAGCCAGCGACCAGCGGACGGcactgggggaaggggagggtgaCTCCAGGCCTCCTCCTGGCCCCGTCGAGGAGGACATTGCATCCTTCTTTATAACGCAG GTGGAGGATGTGTCCAGACCCCTGCTGAGACCTGTGGCAGAGGGCAGGCTGAAGAAGAGGAGCGAGCAGAGGGGGGAAGGAAGCTCCCAGGTGGTTCCAGAGCGATACAAAGGCTACGAGGAGCTGCTTGGTGGAGAAACGGACCCAGATTTTATCGAGCCAGTTA GGATACAGAATAACGTGCAGGCGTTGTACTCCATCCTGAAACACCCCCTGGTTTACCGGGATGCCAAACCACGTCTGGACAGTGTGCAGAAGCCCTACGTGCCTCGGGAAAAG CGTCTGTTTTGCAAAAGAGGAAATCCAGCCCCAAAGCATACCGGGAAGCACGGAGGCTGA
- the XRRA1 gene encoding X-ray radiation resistance-associated protein 1 isoform X1, producing MATTRLYKMGDGSNYATDCFPARNILHTSKEGAGRWMLARGTTLRARTEKRTTRKTPEQRRKPLDSASVEENNENNVLDELFLMKHHCLKNPSDLRSVNISSQNLVSAKEDDLEKFDGVAFINAAENLLTLEPFRKFPGLRELQLSLNGLRNLKITAGDFLHLEDLDLSYNNLSPQDIWTLGDLSQLKVLHLTANGLRSLPPDLAGSWDSAHLRFPSLEVLLLDDNRLSDPSIFVSLSRLCSLRELNLDRNGISAVPYLHQAERRQFFLHPALDGDSFRAQWYKSLSRLWQQSRPPQQEDTEVPTELETKKGQLEYVVLQNERDPDRTDVVFNSGSQEHPALVVPREGYPSATKTLPAPSTLRNVRAPFPELKHLSLAFNKIADETALLPVAFFPCLKELTFHNNPLTTTRSGQPPLLTRLLQHNLGIKLVRQKSLAAGRWHFSIPLKARRKVMSQLPKVTKQPLMLESPAKTFLWKPLPAAVEAARDAAPLSPAQPLPPISSMTPASDQRTALGEGEGDSRPPPGPVEEDIASFFITQVEDVSRPLLRPVAEGRLKKRSEQRGEGSSQVVPERYKGYEELLGGETDPDFIEPVRIQNNVQALYSILKHPLVYRDAKPRLDSVQKPYVPREKRRRMPDPPARKTKAEVLEGILMAMRNTSTITEVPLASVLQKRKSSPKAYREARRLMEEFQEVFEILPATIGKEMAKPSDEAQVLKALLEEATPKQGIPKQLELPGKRAAKKVPKV from the exons ATGGCTACGACACGACTGTATAAAATGGGCGACGGAAGCAACTATGCAACCGACTGCTTTCCTGCCAGGAACATTTTGCACACAAGTAAAGAAG GGGCTGGGCGCTGGATGCTGGCACGCGGAACTACCCTGAGGGCTCGGACTGAGAAGAGGACCACCAGGAAGacaccagagcagaggagaaagccCCTAGATTCTGCCTCcgtggaagaaaataatgaaaacaatgtcCTAGACGAGCTATTTCTT atgAAGCACCATTGTTTGAAGAACCCTTCCGACCTGCGCTCTGTGAACATCAGCAGCCAAAATCTGGTCTCT gCTAAAGAAGATGATTTGGAGAAATTTGATGGTGTTGCTTTTATAAATGCTGCTGAGAACCTGCTGACACTAG AGCCATTTCGGAAGTTTCCAGGACTGCGGGAACTGCAACTTTCCTTGAATGGACtaagaaatctgaaaatcaCCGCTGGAGACTTCCTGCATTTGGAA GATCTGGATCTCTCCTACAATAACTTGTCCCCCCAGGACATTTGGACATTGGGAGATTTGTCCCAGCTCAAAGTCCTTCACTTGACAGCCAACGGCCTGCGGTCCCTGCCTCCGGACCTGGCGGGCTCGTGGGA CTCTGCTCATTTAAGGTTTCCATCTCTGGAGGTCTTGTTGCTGGATGACAATCGTCTGTCAGACCCGAGCATCTTTGTGAGCCTCTCTCGTCTCTGCAG CCTGAGGGAGCTGAATTTGGACAGGAACGGGATTTCGGCTGTTCCCTACCTGCACCAAGCTGAGCGCAGGCAGTTCTTCCTCCACCCCGCACTGGATGGCGATAGCTTCAGGGCACAGTGGTACAAATCCCTGAGCAGGCTCTGGCAGCAGTCCCGGCCGCCGCAGCAGGAGGACACGGAGGTGCCAACAGAGCTGGAGACGAAGAAAGGACAGCTTGAATATGTTGTGTTACAGAATGAGAGGGATCCGGACAGGACGG ATGTCGTTTTTAATTCTGGCTCTCAGGAACACCCAGCGCTG GTTGTTCCCAGGGAGGGATACCCATCTGCCACTAAgactctgccagctccctccaCGCTCAGGAACGTTCGTGCTCCCTTTCCTGAGCTGAAACATCTCAGCCTGGCCTTCAACAAG ATTGCGGATGAGACAGCTCTCTTACCTGTGGCTTTCTTCCCGTGCCTGAAGGAGCTGACATTTCACAACAACCCTCTTACCACCACTCGGAGCG GGCAGCCGCCTCTGCTGACGCGGCTTCTCCAGCACAATCTGGGGATTAAACTTGTCCGACAGAAGAGCCTAGCCGCGGGGAGGTGGCacttctccatccctctcaAAGCCAGACGCAAG GTCATGTCGCAACTCCCCAAAGTCACGAAGCAGCCGCTGATGCTGGAATCTCCTGCCAAGACCTTTCTGTGGAAACCGCTCCCAGCTGCGGTAGAGGCTGCGAGAGATGCTGCACCTCTGAGTCCAGCCCAGCCGCTGCCCCCCATCAGCTCCATGACCCCAGCCAGCGACCAGCGGACGGcactgggggaaggggagggtgaCTCCAGGCCTCCTCCTGGCCCCGTCGAGGAGGACATTGCATCCTTCTTTATAACGCAG GTGGAGGATGTGTCCAGACCCCTGCTGAGACCTGTGGCAGAGGGCAGGCTGAAGAAGAGGAGCGAGCAGAGGGGGGAAGGAAGCTCCCAGGTGGTTCCAGAGCGATACAAAGGCTACGAGGAGCTGCTTGGTGGAGAAACGGACCCAGATTTTATCGAGCCAGTTA GGATACAGAATAACGTGCAGGCGTTGTACTCCATCCTGAAACACCCCCTGGTTTACCGGGATGCCAAACCACGTCTGGACAGTGTGCAGAAGCCCTACGTGCCTCGGGAAAAG CGTAGGAGGATGCCCGACCCTCCTGCCCGAAAGACAAAAGCAGAGGTCTTGGAAGGAATCCTGATGGCCATGAGAAACACCTCGACCATCACTGAAGTCCCCTTGG CGTCTGTTTTGCAAAAGAGGAAATCCAGCCCCAAAGCATACCGGGAAGCACGGAGGCTGATGGAGGAATTCCAGGAGGTCTTCGAGATCCTCCCCGCAACCATTGGCAAGGAGATGGCCAAGCCGTCAGATGAGGCGCAGGTGCTAAAAGCCCTTCTCGAAGAGGCAACACCCAAGCAGGGGATTCCCAAACAGCTAGAGCTGCCAGGGAAGAGAGCGGCGAAGAAGGTGCCCAAAGTTTAG
- the XRRA1 gene encoding X-ray radiation resistance-associated protein 1 isoform X2, translated as MATTRLYKMGDGSNYATDCFPARNILHTSKEGAGRWMLARGTTLRARTEKRTTRKTPEQRRKPLDSASVEENNENNVLDELFLMKHHCLKNPSDLRSVNISSQNLVSAKEDDLEKFDGVAFINAAENLLTLEPFRKFPGLRELQLSLNGLRNLKITAGDFLHLEDLDLSYNNLSPQDIWTLGDLSQLKVLHLTANGLRSLPPDLAGSWDSAHLRFPSLEVLLLDDNRLSDPSIFVSLSRLCSLRELNLDRNGISAVPYLHQAERRQFFLHPALDGDSFRAQWYKSLSRLWQQSRPPQQEDTEVPTELETKKGQLEYVVLQNERDPDRTDVVFNSGSQEHPALIADETALLPVAFFPCLKELTFHNNPLTTTRSGQPPLLTRLLQHNLGIKLVRQKSLAAGRWHFSIPLKARRKVMSQLPKVTKQPLMLESPAKTFLWKPLPAAVEAARDAAPLSPAQPLPPISSMTPASDQRTALGEGEGDSRPPPGPVEEDIASFFITQVEDVSRPLLRPVAEGRLKKRSEQRGEGSSQVVPERYKGYEELLGGETDPDFIEPVRIQNNVQALYSILKHPLVYRDAKPRLDSVQKPYVPREKRRRMPDPPARKTKAEVLEGILMAMRNTSTITEVPLASVLQKRKSSPKAYREARRLMEEFQEVFEILPATIGKEMAKPSDEAQVLKALLEEATPKQGIPKQLELPGKRAAKKVPKV; from the exons ATGGCTACGACACGACTGTATAAAATGGGCGACGGAAGCAACTATGCAACCGACTGCTTTCCTGCCAGGAACATTTTGCACACAAGTAAAGAAG GGGCTGGGCGCTGGATGCTGGCACGCGGAACTACCCTGAGGGCTCGGACTGAGAAGAGGACCACCAGGAAGacaccagagcagaggagaaagccCCTAGATTCTGCCTCcgtggaagaaaataatgaaaacaatgtcCTAGACGAGCTATTTCTT atgAAGCACCATTGTTTGAAGAACCCTTCCGACCTGCGCTCTGTGAACATCAGCAGCCAAAATCTGGTCTCT gCTAAAGAAGATGATTTGGAGAAATTTGATGGTGTTGCTTTTATAAATGCTGCTGAGAACCTGCTGACACTAG AGCCATTTCGGAAGTTTCCAGGACTGCGGGAACTGCAACTTTCCTTGAATGGACtaagaaatctgaaaatcaCCGCTGGAGACTTCCTGCATTTGGAA GATCTGGATCTCTCCTACAATAACTTGTCCCCCCAGGACATTTGGACATTGGGAGATTTGTCCCAGCTCAAAGTCCTTCACTTGACAGCCAACGGCCTGCGGTCCCTGCCTCCGGACCTGGCGGGCTCGTGGGA CTCTGCTCATTTAAGGTTTCCATCTCTGGAGGTCTTGTTGCTGGATGACAATCGTCTGTCAGACCCGAGCATCTTTGTGAGCCTCTCTCGTCTCTGCAG CCTGAGGGAGCTGAATTTGGACAGGAACGGGATTTCGGCTGTTCCCTACCTGCACCAAGCTGAGCGCAGGCAGTTCTTCCTCCACCCCGCACTGGATGGCGATAGCTTCAGGGCACAGTGGTACAAATCCCTGAGCAGGCTCTGGCAGCAGTCCCGGCCGCCGCAGCAGGAGGACACGGAGGTGCCAACAGAGCTGGAGACGAAGAAAGGACAGCTTGAATATGTTGTGTTACAGAATGAGAGGGATCCGGACAGGACGG ATGTCGTTTTTAATTCTGGCTCTCAGGAACACCCAGCGCTG ATTGCGGATGAGACAGCTCTCTTACCTGTGGCTTTCTTCCCGTGCCTGAAGGAGCTGACATTTCACAACAACCCTCTTACCACCACTCGGAGCG GGCAGCCGCCTCTGCTGACGCGGCTTCTCCAGCACAATCTGGGGATTAAACTTGTCCGACAGAAGAGCCTAGCCGCGGGGAGGTGGCacttctccatccctctcaAAGCCAGACGCAAG GTCATGTCGCAACTCCCCAAAGTCACGAAGCAGCCGCTGATGCTGGAATCTCCTGCCAAGACCTTTCTGTGGAAACCGCTCCCAGCTGCGGTAGAGGCTGCGAGAGATGCTGCACCTCTGAGTCCAGCCCAGCCGCTGCCCCCCATCAGCTCCATGACCCCAGCCAGCGACCAGCGGACGGcactgggggaaggggagggtgaCTCCAGGCCTCCTCCTGGCCCCGTCGAGGAGGACATTGCATCCTTCTTTATAACGCAG GTGGAGGATGTGTCCAGACCCCTGCTGAGACCTGTGGCAGAGGGCAGGCTGAAGAAGAGGAGCGAGCAGAGGGGGGAAGGAAGCTCCCAGGTGGTTCCAGAGCGATACAAAGGCTACGAGGAGCTGCTTGGTGGAGAAACGGACCCAGATTTTATCGAGCCAGTTA GGATACAGAATAACGTGCAGGCGTTGTACTCCATCCTGAAACACCCCCTGGTTTACCGGGATGCCAAACCACGTCTGGACAGTGTGCAGAAGCCCTACGTGCCTCGGGAAAAG CGTAGGAGGATGCCCGACCCTCCTGCCCGAAAGACAAAAGCAGAGGTCTTGGAAGGAATCCTGATGGCCATGAGAAACACCTCGACCATCACTGAAGTCCCCTTGG CGTCTGTTTTGCAAAAGAGGAAATCCAGCCCCAAAGCATACCGGGAAGCACGGAGGCTGATGGAGGAATTCCAGGAGGTCTTCGAGATCCTCCCCGCAACCATTGGCAAGGAGATGGCCAAGCCGTCAGATGAGGCGCAGGTGCTAAAAGCCCTTCTCGAAGAGGCAACACCCAAGCAGGGGATTCCCAAACAGCTAGAGCTGCCAGGGAAGAGAGCGGCGAAGAAGGTGCCCAAAGTTTAG